The Devosia sp. 1566 sequence GCTCCGGTATTGCTGAGCAATTGCTCCTCACCATGGGCAAGCTGTTCGGCAATCTGCGCGGCGGCCTCGCCCTTTCGGTGATCGTGGTTGGTGCCCTCCTCGCAGCTTCCACCGGCGTGGTCGGCGCAACCGTTGTCACCATGGGCCTGATCTCCCTGCCCGCCATGCTGCGCGCCGGCTATGATCCCAAGCTGGCCACCGGCGTGATTTGCGCTTCCGGCACACTGGGCCAGATCATCCCGCCCTCGACCGTCCTGATTTTCATGGGCGACATGCTCTCGGGCATCAATGCCCAGGTGCAGATGGAAAAGGGCAATTTTGCCCCCGAGCCGGTTTCGGTCGGCGCCTTGTTCGCCGGCGCCATTCTACCTGGCCTGCTGCTGGTCGGGCTTTACGCTATTTGGGTCATCATCAAGGCAATCATCGATCCAAAGTCGGCGCCGGCTACGCCCGTGCCCGAAGATGAGAAAAAGCATCTGCTGCGCGAAGTCTTTGTCGCCCTGGTGCCGCCGCTCCTGCTGATCATCGCGGTTCTGGGCTCGATCCTGGCCGGTATGGCGACCCCTACCGAAGCGGCATCGGTCGGCTCCGTCGGTGCCATGATCCTGGCGGCAATGCGGTGGCGCTTGAGCTTCTCGGTCCTCAAGCAGGCGGTGATCTCGACCGCCACCATCACCTCGATGGTGTTCATCATCCTGTTTGGCGCGGCAGTGTTCTCCGTCGTGTTCCGCATGATGGGCGGTGACAATTTGGTGCATGAATTCCTGTCCAACATGCCGGGGGGCGCAATCGGCGCCACCATCATCGTCATGTTGATCATGTTCATGCTCGGGTTCATTCTCGATACCTTCGAGATCATCTTCATCGTGATCCCGATCACAGCGCCAGTGCTGCTGGCCTTGGGTGTGGATCCGATCTGGCTCGGCGTCATGGTTGGCGTGAACCTGCAAACCAGCTTCCTGACCCCGCCCTTCGGCTTTGCCTTGTTCTATCTGCGCGGCGTGGCCCCACCGCGGGTCAGCACCGGCATGATCTATCGCGGCATCATCCCCTTCGTGCTGCTACAGATTTTGGCGCTGTTTATCCTGTTCTTCTTCCCCCAACTGATCACCTGGTTGCCCAGCATGCTGTATTAACCTGTGGTCGATCACTGACCCACAAACAAAAAGCCCGGGCAAATTGCCCGGGCTTTTCTGCATCCAACCGATGCCGCTTAGCTGTACTGGACGTATTTTTCGCGCGCTACGAGATAAGGCATGTCGGTGTTCTCGGTGCGGGTGCGCAGCAGGTTGAACGCGGCGATAAAGCTCTCCGCCGTCTTCTTGGTCAGCGGGTCGCCGCCTTCACGGATTTCGGTCAGCAGTTCAACCGACGCCTTGGCACCAGCCTCGACGATCTCCTCGGGGAAAGCGCGGACCTGAACGCCATGTTCGCTGACCAGCGCCGCGAGCGAGCGAGGCTCATTGGCATACATGTCCGAAGCAACGTCGTCGTAAGCCGCCTGGGCGCAGGTGGCGACGAGTTCCTGCAGGTCTTCCGGCAGTTCGGCGAGCTTGGACTTGGACACCACCAGTTCAGTGGCAAGGCCCGGCTCAACGAAGCTGGGGAAGTAGTAGTTCTTGGCGATCTGGTAGAGCCCCAGCGCCATGTCGTTATAGGGCCCGACGAACTCGGCAGCATCAAGCGTACCCGACTGGAGGGCGGCAAAGATTTCGCCTGCCGCCAGATTGGTCACCGAAGCGCCCAGCTTGGCCCAGACCTGACCACCGAGGCCCGGCGTGCGGAAACGCAGGCCCTGCACATCGGCAACCCCGGTCAACTCATTGCGGAACCAGCCACCGGCCTGCGTGCCGGTATCGCCCGACATGAAGCCCTTGACGCCGAACTGGTCGTAGATCTCGTCCCAGATTTCCTGGCCGCCGAGATAGCGCATCCAGGCGGTGTGCTCGCGGCTGGTCAGCCCGAACGGCACGCCGGTAAAGAACGACAGGCCCTGGCTCTTGTTCTGCCAGTAATAGGGCGTGCCATGCATCATCTCGGCCGAGCCATCGATCACGGCGTCCAGCGCCTGTAGGCCCGGCACCATTTCGCCGGCGGCGAAAACCTGAACGTTGAGCCGTCCGCCTGAAGCGCGGCCGATCCGGTCCGCCAGCCTTTGCGCGCCGACACCCAGGCCCGGAAAGTTCTTGGGCCAGGTGGTGACCATGCGCCAGTTGATCGTGCCCTGCGCAATGGCGGGCGCAGCCAGCGTCGTTGCCGCTGCGGCACCGATCGTCGCCACTGATGCG is a genomic window containing:
- a CDS encoding TRAP transporter large permease subunit translates to MDPVLIGEILSALMFVGVVGVLMLGFPVAFSLAGTALIFGLVGWWLGVYDPSNYGSLAGRYFGLMTSETLVAVPLFVFMGVMLERSGIAEQLLLTMGKLFGNLRGGLALSVIVVGALLAASTGVVGATVVTMGLISLPAMLRAGYDPKLATGVICASGTLGQIIPPSTVLIFMGDMLSGINAQVQMEKGNFAPEPVSVGALFAGAILPGLLLVGLYAIWVIIKAIIDPKSAPATPVPEDEKKHLLREVFVALVPPLLLIIAVLGSILAGMATPTEAASVGSVGAMILAAMRWRLSFSVLKQAVISTATITSMVFIILFGAAVFSVVFRMMGGDNLVHEFLSNMPGGAIGATIIVMLIMFMLGFILDTFEIIFIVIPITAPVLLALGVDPIWLGVMVGVNLQTSFLTPPFGFALFYLRGVAPPRVSTGMIYRGIIPFVLLQILALFILFFFPQLITWLPSMLY
- a CDS encoding TRAP transporter substrate-binding protein, whose protein sequence is MKRREFFKSASVATIGAAAATTLAAPAIAQGTINWRMVTTWPKNFPGLGVGAQRLADRIGRASGGRLNVQVFAAGEMVPGLQALDAVIDGSAEMMHGTPYYWQNKSQGLSFFTGVPFGLTSREHTAWMRYLGGQEIWDEIYDQFGVKGFMSGDTGTQAGGWFRNELTGVADVQGLRFRTPGLGGQVWAKLGASVTNLAAGEIFAALQSGTLDAAEFVGPYNDMALGLYQIAKNYYFPSFVEPGLATELVVSKSKLAELPEDLQELVATCAQAAYDDVASDMYANEPRSLAALVSEHGVQVRAFPEEIVEAGAKASVELLTEIREGGDPLTKKTAESFIAAFNLLRTRTENTDMPYLVAREKYVQYS